The proteins below come from a single Sinorhizobium fredii genomic window:
- a CDS encoding RHE_PE00001 family protein: protein MRYETPDPLHPALLPGLIAAEDGLARLDERAARHAIAEGFRERGQFFDAAAALWVAGELVHVEDLVLHDSHMDARAPSHELTIAHGVLRARRRLELAEPGWALTLPGMNALRGDQGAAAANEAIARDARPSPDGASEAADDADDNPLAGEFAELDAAIARSQRLLEFHSGSLAEGGPALSPQRAAEPRGQLGLLFDEDWDETARLDAWRKILAAADPLPACLGAAVLFDAWERIEPLRRQHWLGALLVGAYLRSRGKVASHVLAFNTGLKTIRHERRRSKDRLTRLNAFLEAMAMTADLGLKELDRLSLARTQMEMRIKDRRSNSNLPGLIDLVLSRPVVSTAMIARHLGVTQRGALNLVRELGVREITGRGRYRGWGVI, encoded by the coding sequence ATGAGATATGAAACACCCGATCCGCTTCATCCAGCGCTGCTTCCGGGCCTGATCGCCGCGGAGGACGGGCTTGCCCGGCTCGATGAACGCGCCGCCCGCCATGCCATTGCCGAGGGGTTTCGCGAACGCGGACAGTTCTTCGACGCGGCGGCGGCTCTCTGGGTAGCAGGCGAACTCGTCCATGTCGAGGATCTCGTATTACACGATTCGCACATGGATGCGCGAGCGCCTTCTCACGAATTGACGATCGCCCATGGCGTGTTGCGGGCCCGGCGCCGCCTGGAACTGGCCGAGCCCGGCTGGGCGTTGACCTTGCCGGGGATGAATGCGCTGAGGGGAGACCAGGGCGCTGCCGCCGCGAATGAAGCAATCGCACGGGATGCCCGGCCGAGCCCCGACGGGGCATCGGAAGCGGCGGACGATGCCGACGACAACCCGCTCGCCGGCGAATTCGCCGAGCTCGACGCGGCCATTGCCCGGTCGCAGCGGCTCCTCGAATTTCACTCCGGCAGCCTAGCCGAAGGCGGTCCCGCATTGTCCCCGCAGCGGGCGGCTGAGCCTCGAGGCCAGCTCGGCCTGCTCTTCGATGAGGATTGGGACGAGACGGCGCGGCTCGATGCGTGGCGGAAGATCCTCGCCGCCGCCGACCCCTTGCCCGCCTGCCTCGGCGCCGCGGTGCTCTTCGACGCCTGGGAAAGGATCGAGCCGCTGCGCCGCCAGCATTGGCTCGGCGCGCTGCTCGTCGGCGCCTATCTTCGCTCGCGCGGCAAGGTCGCCTCGCACGTGCTTGCCTTCAACACCGGGCTGAAGACGATCCGCCACGAGCGGCGCCGGTCGAAGGACCGGCTGACGCGCCTCAATGCCTTTCTCGAGGCTATGGCGATGACGGCCGATCTCGGCCTCAAGGAGCTCGACCGGCTGTCGCTCGCCAGGACGCAGATGGAGATGCGGATCAAGGACAGGCGCTCCAACAGCAACCTCCCCGGGCTGATCGATCTCGTCCTTTCCCGGCCGGTCGTCTCGACGGCGATGATCGCCCGGCATCTCGGCGTCACCCAGCGCGGCGCGCTCAATCTGGTGCGCGAGCTCGGAGTGCGCGAGATCACCGGCAGGGGACGCTATCGCGGCTGGGGCGTGATCTGA